A single window of Chitinophaga sp. XS-30 DNA harbors:
- a CDS encoding MATE family efflux transporter: MEATTNTAPHIPSSSFWKELGNAIRGTEADYTQISIRKAIFLLAIPMILELVMESAFAVVDIYFVGRLGPSAVATVGLTETYLFLLYSIAMGLSMAVTAIIARRIGEKKGADAGASAVQSIFLAILSSIPFAIGGIFFAKELLTLMGADQWSIDHGYRYTQWMLGGNGVIMLLFVINAIFRGAGDAAIAMRVLWIANGINIILDPILIFGWGPFPAMGIEGAAIATNVGRGIGVATQLWLLFKGGKHIRVTLAQLYWDAKTIMNIIRTSLGGVGQMIVGMTSWIFLMRIMADVGSEAVAGSTIALRIMMFTMMPAWGLSNAAATLVGQNLGAGAPDRAEASIWKIGVYNMIFLVGVSFVYFFFPQSLMSIFTDDAKVIAIGGEWLRILSYSYFVYGWWMVSVQAFNGAGDTKTPTKINVVFFWLIQIPLCYFLAIKLGWEHSGVFWGVFISETSVGIFTLWLFTRGKWKTAMV, from the coding sequence ATGGAAGCAACAACAAACACAGCGCCTCATATTCCCTCCAGTTCGTTCTGGAAAGAGTTGGGGAATGCCATCCGGGGTACGGAAGCTGACTATACGCAGATCAGCATCAGGAAAGCTATCTTCCTGCTGGCCATACCCATGATCCTTGAACTGGTGATGGAATCTGCCTTTGCGGTAGTGGACATATATTTCGTGGGCCGCCTTGGCCCGTCCGCCGTGGCAACGGTGGGGCTGACGGAAACTTACCTGTTCCTTTTATATTCCATTGCGATGGGGCTTTCCATGGCGGTGACCGCTATCATTGCCAGGAGGATCGGGGAAAAGAAAGGGGCAGACGCAGGGGCTTCGGCCGTTCAGTCTATTTTCCTCGCCATCCTGTCTTCCATTCCTTTCGCCATCGGCGGCATTTTCTTCGCAAAAGAATTGCTGACCCTGATGGGGGCTGACCAGTGGAGCATAGACCACGGCTACCGGTACACACAATGGATGCTCGGCGGTAATGGCGTGATCATGCTGTTATTCGTGATCAATGCCATCTTCCGGGGAGCCGGAGACGCGGCCATTGCCATGCGCGTGCTATGGATCGCCAATGGCATCAATATTATCCTGGACCCGATACTTATCTTCGGATGGGGCCCGTTCCCCGCCATGGGTATAGAAGGTGCCGCCATCGCCACTAACGTCGGCAGGGGGATTGGTGTTGCCACACAGCTGTGGCTGCTCTTCAAAGGCGGGAAACACATCCGTGTAACACTCGCCCAGCTTTACTGGGATGCAAAAACCATCATGAACATTATCCGCACATCACTGGGCGGTGTAGGGCAAATGATCGTGGGCATGACCTCCTGGATCTTCCTGATGCGGATCATGGCCGATGTGGGCAGCGAAGCCGTAGCAGGCTCCACCATCGCCCTGCGTATCATGATGTTCACCATGATGCCGGCATGGGGATTATCAAACGCCGCCGCAACACTGGTCGGCCAGAACCTCGGCGCCGGTGCGCCGGACCGCGCGGAGGCCTCCATCTGGAAGATCGGCGTTTATAATATGATCTTCCTGGTTGGTGTTTCCTTTGTGTATTTCTTCTTCCCCCAGTCGCTGATGAGCATTTTCACGGACGATGCGAAAGTAATAGCCATCGGCGGGGAATGGCTGCGCATACTCTCCTACTCCTATTTTGTGTACGGATGGTGGATGGTATCAGTACAGGCCTTTAACGGTGCCGGTGATACCAAAACACCCACCAAGATCAATGTGGTGTTCTTCTGGCTGATACAAATACCGCTATGCTACTTCCTCGCGATCAAACTTGGGTGGGAACATTCAGGGGTATTCTGGGGCGTGTTCATATCGGAGACCTCCGTAGGTATATTCACGCTCTGGCTGTTCACGAGGGGAAAATGGAAAACCGCTATGGTATAA
- a CDS encoding mandelate racemase/muconate lactonizing enzyme family protein: MNRKHFIRSVSLAGLGTALLPESLFAGRAISPETALGVAERYPELNAHKIAAVHMGEVNFHWPRLVGKNAKLDVHGQHHRERVLQIVTDKGATGWGQTGFRNQEEASAIVGKPLSALIDPQNGILAATPRHADIALFDLCGVVLNKPVYQLLGAKGDLETPVYSGMIYLDELEPSGNPAGLDKVMENCRWDYDYGYRQLKVKIGRGFKWYPHDKGLQTDIDIVNRIQAAFGKDTGVLVDANNGYSLDDAKAFMTGLKDVPLVWFEEPFHEEAGLARDFRKWMNDNGYRQTLYADGEYQPDHELCMQLGKEGILDVYLPDTYGYGFSSWVRLMPELIRNKTLASPHAWGTFLKTNYTAHLAAGLGNVVTIEGVTCVTDDVDFSGYRIVNGKLKVSEGPGFGMKLLKKLA, encoded by the coding sequence ATGAACAGAAAGCATTTCATCAGATCTGTATCTCTCGCCGGCCTTGGTACGGCCTTGTTGCCTGAAAGCCTTTTTGCCGGCCGCGCTATAAGCCCGGAGACCGCTTTGGGCGTAGCAGAACGCTATCCGGAGCTGAATGCCCACAAAATAGCTGCTGTGCATATGGGCGAGGTGAACTTCCACTGGCCAAGACTCGTAGGCAAGAACGCCAAGCTGGATGTACATGGTCAGCACCACCGGGAAAGGGTGCTGCAGATCGTGACGGATAAAGGCGCCACCGGATGGGGACAAACCGGTTTTCGTAATCAGGAAGAAGCCTCGGCTATTGTGGGTAAACCGCTGTCTGCACTCATAGACCCGCAAAATGGCATCCTGGCGGCTACGCCGCGGCATGCAGACATAGCCCTGTTCGATCTCTGCGGCGTTGTCCTGAATAAACCGGTGTACCAGCTGCTGGGCGCTAAAGGAGACCTTGAAACACCGGTGTATAGCGGGATGATCTACCTAGATGAACTGGAACCTTCCGGCAACCCGGCCGGCCTTGATAAAGTAATGGAAAATTGCCGTTGGGACTATGACTACGGGTACCGCCAGTTGAAGGTGAAGATCGGCCGCGGTTTTAAATGGTACCCGCACGACAAAGGCCTGCAAACGGATATTGACATTGTGAACAGGATCCAGGCAGCGTTTGGTAAGGATACCGGTGTATTGGTCGATGCCAACAACGGCTACAGTCTGGATGACGCAAAGGCCTTCATGACAGGGCTGAAAGATGTGCCGCTCGTATGGTTTGAGGAACCATTCCATGAGGAAGCCGGTTTGGCCCGGGACTTCCGCAAATGGATGAATGATAACGGTTACCGGCAAACGCTGTATGCGGATGGGGAATATCAGCCGGACCATGAGTTGTGCATGCAGCTGGGCAAAGAAGGTATTCTGGATGTGTATCTGCCGGATACCTACGGTTACGGATTCTCCAGCTGGGTAAGGTTGATGCCCGAGCTTATCCGCAATAAAACTTTAGCCAGTCCCCATGCCTGGGGCACTTTCCTGAAAACGAACTATACGGCGCATCTTGCGGCCGGGCTGGGAAATGTGGTCACGATAGAAGGCGTGACCTGTGTTACGGATGATGTGGATTTCAGCGGCTACAGGATCGTAAATGGGAAACTGAAAGTATCGGAAGGGCCCGGCTTCGGGATGAAGCTGCTGAAGAAGCTGGCTTAG